The following are encoded together in the Azospirillum brasilense genome:
- a CDS encoding ABC transporter substrate-binding protein, whose product MTFRSLTLTTVTAAFLALSAAATVQAADAEKLKLGFAKCAHCLPMALTPELAKGVEIEAINFNSGNDVLTALVSKSIDMAQVTYLHYITALDKGFDVVAVSGQVNGGSEIVVGKGITLKADDWDGLKTLIAERKEKGEPLRVAASRGNAQDIHMRGALQKHGINVNKDVQFINIPNPSDHAAALQRGEVDVICTVEPFASQIRQTGVGTHFALPYDQAAGNLTNLIVTRSDVIKDHPKAVEATVGSVVALVDKLKSDQTVWVDVINKYTGMDKAVATEALKNASPDYAIHKDSTLAIATMMRELKYISNDVTAAAEKNLDYTFLEAVTKKPKSELGF is encoded by the coding sequence ATGACGTTCCGGTCCCTCACCCTGACGACCGTCACCGCCGCCTTCCTCGCCCTCTCCGCCGCTGCCACCGTTCAGGCCGCCGACGCGGAGAAGCTGAAGCTGGGCTTCGCCAAATGCGCCCATTGCCTGCCGATGGCGCTGACCCCGGAACTCGCCAAGGGTGTGGAGATTGAGGCGATCAACTTCAACTCCGGCAACGACGTGCTGACCGCGCTGGTGTCGAAGAGCATCGACATGGCCCAGGTCACCTACCTGCACTACATCACGGCGCTCGATAAGGGCTTCGACGTGGTGGCCGTGTCCGGCCAGGTGAACGGTGGGTCGGAGATCGTCGTCGGCAAGGGCATCACCCTGAAGGCCGATGATTGGGACGGGCTGAAGACGCTGATCGCCGAGCGCAAGGAGAAGGGCGAGCCGCTGCGCGTCGCGGCGTCGCGCGGCAACGCGCAGGACATCCACATGCGCGGCGCCCTCCAGAAGCACGGCATCAACGTCAACAAGGACGTGCAGTTCATCAACATCCCGAACCCGTCCGACCACGCCGCCGCCCTCCAGCGCGGCGAGGTCGACGTGATCTGCACGGTGGAGCCCTTCGCCTCGCAGATCCGCCAGACCGGCGTCGGCACGCATTTCGCTCTGCCCTATGACCAGGCGGCTGGCAACCTGACCAACCTGATCGTCACCCGCTCCGACGTCATCAAGGACCATCCGAAGGCGGTCGAGGCCACCGTCGGCTCGGTCGTCGCCCTGGTCGACAAGCTGAAGTCCGACCAGACCGTGTGGGTGGACGTCATCAACAAGTACACCGGCATGGACAAGGCCGTCGCCACCGAGGCGCTGAAGAACGCCTCCCCGGATTATGCCATCCACAAGGACAGCACGCTGGCCATCGCCACGATGATGCGCGAGCTGAAGTACATCTCCAACGACGTCACCGCCGCCGCGGAGAAGAACCTCGATTACACGTTCCTCGAAGCCGTGACCAAGAAGCCGAAGAGCGAGCTTGGTTTCTAA
- a CDS encoding ABC transporter permease: protein MTALSKSWERAVVPLFILAAWEVFSRSGFLPAALLPAPSVVLHTWGDWIFGFDETSQGNTGRWFADALSSATRVAAGYGIAVVSGVLLGIAIGWWRWVERTVEPTLQMLRPVPPVSWIPLAIIWFGIANKPAIFLVFLGAFFPILMNTIHGVKTADRNLIRAASMMGATEQQLLRHVVFPAALPSIFAGLRIGIGAAWMLTVTAEMVAVKSGLGYVLWDSYYFLRYDLVLAAMASIGLLGYATDALIKVLMSAALHWQHGSTLQSREG, encoded by the coding sequence ATGACGGCATTGTCGAAATCCTGGGAGCGCGCCGTCGTTCCTCTCTTCATCCTTGCCGCCTGGGAGGTGTTCTCCCGGTCCGGCTTTCTGCCGGCGGCGCTGCTGCCGGCCCCGTCGGTGGTGCTGCACACCTGGGGCGACTGGATCTTCGGCTTCGACGAGACCTCGCAGGGCAACACCGGCCGCTGGTTCGCCGACGCCCTGTCCAGCGCCACGCGCGTCGCCGCCGGCTATGGCATCGCGGTGGTCAGCGGCGTGCTGCTGGGCATCGCCATCGGCTGGTGGCGCTGGGTCGAGCGCACGGTGGAGCCGACGCTCCAGATGCTCCGCCCGGTGCCGCCGGTGTCGTGGATCCCACTGGCGATCATCTGGTTCGGCATCGCCAACAAGCCGGCCATCTTCCTGGTCTTCCTCGGCGCCTTCTTCCCGATCCTGATGAACACCATCCACGGGGTGAAGACCGCCGACCGAAACCTGATCCGCGCCGCCTCGATGATGGGCGCCACGGAGCAGCAGCTGCTGCGCCACGTCGTGTTCCCGGCGGCCCTGCCCAGCATCTTCGCCGGCCTGCGCATCGGCATCGGCGCCGCCTGGATGCTGACCGTCACGGCGGAGATGGTCGCGGTGAAGAGCGGTCTCGGCTATGTGCTGTGGGACAGCTACTACTTCCTGCGCTACGACCTCGTGCTCGCCGCCATGGCCAGCATCGGCCTGCTCGGCTACGCGACCGACGCGCTCATCAAGGTCCTGATGTCCGCCGCGCTGCACTGGCAGCACGGCTCCACGCTCCAGAGCCGGGAGGGCTGA
- a CDS encoding ABC transporter ATP-binding protein: MASIELRNITKIFRDAKRKRDLLAIDDVSLSVEKNEFLCLLGSSGCGKSTLLNMIAGFEKPTEGSVTVGGKAVDGPGADRGMVFQQANLMPWLPVWENVAFHLRLKGWRKADRRDAAQEYIDMVGLRGFENHFPAELSGGMSQRVGIARALLLNPQVILMDEPFAALDAQTKMDMQEELVAIWQKQRCTVVFVTHSVDEALVLGTRVAVMTSRPGRIRELIALDLPRPRDTTGPRFNDHKRHILNLIREEGLQQRQAAVA, from the coding sequence ATGGCTTCCATCGAGCTTCGCAACATCACCAAGATCTTCCGCGACGCCAAGCGCAAGCGCGACCTGCTGGCCATCGACGACGTCAGCCTGTCGGTGGAGAAGAACGAGTTTCTCTGCCTGCTCGGCTCGTCGGGCTGCGGCAAGTCCACCCTGCTGAACATGATCGCCGGCTTCGAGAAGCCGACCGAGGGCAGCGTGACGGTGGGCGGAAAGGCGGTGGACGGCCCCGGCGCCGACCGCGGCATGGTCTTCCAGCAGGCCAACCTGATGCCCTGGCTGCCGGTGTGGGAGAACGTCGCCTTCCACCTGCGCCTGAAGGGCTGGCGCAAGGCCGACCGGCGCGACGCCGCCCAGGAATACATCGACATGGTCGGCCTGCGCGGTTTCGAAAACCACTTTCCGGCGGAGCTGTCGGGCGGCATGAGCCAGCGCGTCGGCATCGCCCGCGCCCTTTTGCTGAACCCGCAGGTCATCCTGATGGACGAGCCCTTCGCGGCGCTCGACGCCCAGACCAAGATGGACATGCAGGAGGAACTGGTCGCCATCTGGCAGAAGCAGCGCTGCACCGTCGTCTTCGTCACCCACAGCGTGGACGAGGCGCTGGTGCTGGGCACCCGCGTCGCCGTGATGACCAGCCGTCCGGGCCGCATCCGCGAGCTGATCGCGCTCGACCTGCCGCGCCCGCGCGACACCACCGGCCCGCGCTTCAACGACCACAAGCGCCACATCCTCAACCTGATCCGTGAGGAGGGCCTGCAGCAACGGCAGGCCGCCGTCGCGTGA
- a CDS encoding amidohydrolase family protein, which translates to MTGRLDLLLTGVTALTGEAVGSVVDDAAIGIRDGRIVHLAPASQGLPAAAEVRHLPGRVVTPGFVNAHLHAVLVMVRGVAADLGFAPSYTPGVPKGTDATPEEARALARLGAVEALLAGSTLICDHFVHADATLDAIADLGLRVHASWRVHDVDFARVAQGEWRFDAAIGSDLLLRTLDLHARWNGANGGRIQVQMAAHAPDTCSPAFLRTLADEAAARSMRVNTHLAQSRVEVERVKASTGLTPAELLDECGLMNDRLLATHCLYVEDGDIARLARTGAHAVHVPKCNAASGRLAPTPKLKEAGVNLALCTDTQHGDMVEAMRWALATARIQRGGVTAAWQPADVFRMATLGGAQAVGMADEIGTLAVGKLADLVVFDARRPHLRPLMNPLGTLVHTAQGRDVEMVLVDGETLVEDGRPVRADLNEICIEADKAARALWARA; encoded by the coding sequence GTGACCGGCCGGCTCGATCTGCTGCTGACCGGCGTCACCGCCCTGACCGGGGAGGCCGTCGGCAGCGTCGTGGACGACGCCGCCATCGGCATCCGCGACGGGCGCATCGTCCATCTCGCCCCGGCCTCGCAGGGGCTTCCCGCCGCCGCCGAGGTCCGGCATCTGCCGGGGCGGGTGGTCACGCCGGGCTTCGTCAACGCCCACCTGCACGCCGTCCTGGTGATGGTGCGCGGCGTGGCCGCCGATCTCGGCTTCGCCCCTTCCTACACGCCGGGCGTTCCCAAGGGCACCGACGCCACGCCGGAGGAGGCCCGCGCGCTGGCCCGGCTGGGCGCGGTGGAGGCGCTGCTCGCCGGCTCGACGCTGATCTGCGACCATTTCGTCCACGCCGACGCGACGCTGGACGCCATCGCCGACCTCGGCCTGCGCGTCCATGCGAGCTGGCGCGTCCACGACGTGGACTTCGCCCGGGTGGCCCAGGGCGAATGGCGCTTCGACGCGGCCATCGGCTCCGACCTGCTGCTGCGGACGCTGGACCTGCACGCCCGCTGGAACGGCGCCAACGGAGGACGCATCCAGGTGCAAATGGCCGCTCACGCGCCGGACACCTGCTCCCCCGCCTTCCTGCGCACCCTCGCCGACGAGGCCGCGGCGCGCTCCATGCGCGTCAACACCCATCTGGCGCAGAGCCGGGTGGAGGTGGAGCGGGTGAAGGCGTCGACTGGCCTGACCCCGGCGGAACTGCTGGACGAGTGCGGGCTGATGAACGACCGGCTGCTCGCCACCCACTGCCTCTATGTCGAGGACGGCGACATCGCGCGCCTCGCCCGCACCGGGGCGCACGCGGTGCATGTGCCGAAGTGCAACGCCGCCTCGGGCCGGCTGGCCCCGACGCCGAAGCTGAAGGAGGCCGGCGTGAACCTCGCGCTGTGCACCGACACGCAGCACGGCGACATGGTGGAGGCGATGCGCTGGGCGCTCGCCACCGCGCGCATCCAGCGGGGCGGCGTCACCGCCGCCTGGCAGCCCGCCGACGTCTTCCGCATGGCGACGCTGGGCGGCGCGCAGGCGGTCGGCATGGCCGACGAGATCGGCACGCTGGCCGTAGGAAAGCTGGCCGACCTCGTGGTCTTCGACGCCCGACGCCCGCATCTGCGCCCGCTGATGAACCCGCTCGGCACGCTCGTCCACACCGCGCAGGGGCGCGACGTGGAGATGGTGCTGGTGGACGGCGAAACGCTGGTCGAGGACGGGCGCCCCGTCCGCGCCGACCTGAACGAGATTTGCATCGAGGCCGACAAGGCCGCCCGCGCGCTGTGGGCGCGCGCCTGA
- a CDS encoding aspartate/glutamate racemase family protein, translated as MSNRVLLGMLTPSSNTVLEPVTSAMLSGLPEVTAHFGRFTVKEISLRAAALDQFTDAPFLDAARLLADARLNVIGWNGTSAGWLGFAADETLCASIEAETGIPACTSMLALNEILETTGRKRFAIVSPYLHEIQDKMVANYNAAGFEVVAERHLNDRGNFSFSEVSEATIERMCLEVAEAKPEAIAIICTNMRGAPVAERMEKALGIPVYDTVSTVVWKALRMTGVDTRRVEGWGSLFRELHG; from the coding sequence ATGAGCAACCGCGTCCTTCTGGGCATGCTGACCCCGTCCTCCAACACGGTGCTGGAGCCCGTCACCTCCGCGATGCTGAGCGGCCTGCCGGAGGTGACCGCCCATTTCGGGCGCTTCACGGTGAAGGAGATTTCCCTGCGCGCCGCGGCGCTGGACCAGTTCACCGACGCGCCCTTCCTGGACGCCGCCCGGCTGCTGGCCGACGCCCGGCTGAACGTGATCGGTTGGAACGGCACCTCGGCCGGCTGGCTGGGCTTCGCGGCCGACGAGACGCTGTGCGCCTCCATCGAGGCCGAGACGGGCATTCCCGCCTGCACCTCCATGCTTGCTCTGAACGAGATTCTGGAGACGACCGGGCGCAAGCGCTTCGCCATCGTCAGCCCCTATCTGCACGAGATCCAGGACAAGATGGTCGCCAACTACAACGCCGCCGGCTTCGAGGTGGTGGCGGAGCGGCACCTGAACGACCGCGGCAACTTCTCCTTCTCCGAAGTGAGCGAAGCGACCATCGAGCGCATGTGCCTGGAGGTGGCCGAGGCGAAGCCGGAGGCCATCGCCATCATCTGCACCAACATGCGCGGCGCCCCGGTGGCGGAGCGGATGGAAAAGGCGCTGGGCATCCCCGTCTACGACACGGTGTCCACGGTGGTGTGGAAGGCGCTGCGCATGACCGGCGTGGACACCCGCCGCGTCGAGGGCTGGGGCAGCCTGTTCCGCGAGCTGCATGGCTGA
- a CDS encoding amidase, producing MSTPDLFRLSAADMAEGVRTRRFRARDLVAASLERIAALDGGLKSFITVAPDAALVAAEEADRRVEAGAPLGPLHGVPVGVKDLTLTAGLRTTYGSTLYADLIPDTDDLSVARLKAAGAIIVGKTNTPEFGFGAITGNELCGPTANPYDHDKTSGGSSGGSAAAVAAGLVPLAQGTDFGGSVRTPASFCGVVGLRPTPGRIPSPGRALAWDGLATQGFLARDVADAALALAAVSGPDPRDPTSLPVPEWTVPDLDALDPLSLRVAWSTDLGSALVDLGLAERFEAVMRGLEGRFGAFEEATPDCREAGAAFGTLRAAHIFHTYGRTLEQDGDRLSPSVAWNIARGKGLSAADYLRAEAQRSALYRRFAAFFRDHDILMTLSASVPPFPNAQGDVTEINGFRLSTIIDYLAITYTVSLIGFPCLSIPCGWTADGLPIGLQLIARPYEEERLLGCARFLEREVGFRHRWPPL from the coding sequence GTGAGCACACCCGACCTGTTCCGCCTCAGCGCCGCCGACATGGCGGAGGGTGTGCGCACCCGCCGCTTCCGGGCGCGTGACCTCGTGGCGGCGAGCCTGGAGCGCATCGCGGCGCTGGACGGCGGGCTGAAATCCTTCATCACGGTGGCCCCCGACGCGGCCCTCGTCGCCGCGGAGGAGGCCGACCGGCGGGTCGAGGCCGGGGCGCCGCTCGGCCCGCTGCACGGCGTGCCGGTGGGCGTCAAGGACCTGACGCTGACGGCGGGGCTGCGCACCACCTACGGCTCCACCCTCTACGCCGACCTGATCCCCGACACCGACGACCTCAGCGTCGCCCGGCTGAAGGCGGCGGGCGCCATCATCGTCGGCAAGACCAACACGCCGGAGTTCGGTTTCGGCGCGATCACCGGCAACGAGCTGTGCGGGCCGACCGCCAACCCCTACGACCACGACAAGACCAGCGGCGGGTCGAGCGGCGGCAGCGCCGCCGCGGTCGCCGCCGGGCTGGTGCCGCTGGCCCAGGGGACCGACTTCGGCGGCTCGGTGCGCACGCCGGCCAGCTTCTGCGGGGTGGTCGGGCTGCGCCCGACGCCGGGGCGCATCCCCAGCCCGGGCCGCGCGCTGGCCTGGGACGGGCTGGCGACGCAGGGATTCCTCGCCCGCGACGTTGCCGACGCCGCGCTGGCACTGGCCGCCGTCAGCGGGCCGGATCCCCGCGATCCGACCTCCCTTCCCGTGCCGGAATGGACGGTGCCGGACCTCGACGCCCTCGACCCGCTGTCGCTGCGGGTGGCCTGGAGCACGGACCTCGGCTCCGCCCTGGTCGACCTCGGGCTGGCCGAGCGGTTCGAGGCCGTGATGCGCGGGCTGGAGGGCCGCTTCGGCGCGTTCGAGGAGGCCACGCCTGACTGCCGGGAGGCCGGCGCCGCCTTCGGCACGCTGCGCGCCGCGCACATCTTCCACACCTACGGCCGGACGCTGGAGCAGGACGGCGACCGGCTGAGCCCGTCGGTCGCCTGGAACATCGCGCGGGGCAAGGGGCTGAGCGCCGCCGACTATCTGCGGGCGGAGGCCCAGCGCAGCGCGCTCTACCGCCGCTTCGCCGCCTTCTTCCGCGACCACGACATCCTGATGACGCTGAGCGCCAGCGTGCCGCCCTTCCCCAACGCCCAGGGCGACGTGACGGAAATCAACGGCTTCCGGCTGTCCACCATCATCGACTATCTGGCGATCACCTACACCGTGTCGCTGATCGGTTTCCCCTGCCTGTCGATCCCCTGCGGCTGGACGGCGGACGGCCTGCCCATCGGCCTGCAACTGATCGCCCGCCCCTACGAGGAGGAGCGGCTGCTGGGCTGCGCCCGTTTCCTGGAGCGGGAGGTGGGGTTCCGCCACCGCTGGCCCCCGCTCTGA
- a CDS encoding methyl-accepting chemotaxis protein gives MPLHRWFSNRKLLHKILVPVLVLLIVIASLVWTARSAISDLTSSTARITELVADRLGATIAVQSALGDAMDTEANAIVASSREAIDAANTQLTANIAKALSAIDTLAAAYDDPAERESIQAIKSIVGEYERVAQTTVQLARGFDTDGAIRVSIDVGRPVRQKLTAALGERVEQGMAETREAEKRATALSQQVMTRLYTVAGAGLLFAFGLLGSILLFFVVRPLHRLTSEMTSIAAGDLTVSIQGTERTDEVGLLARALQVFKSNGLDMRRLQEESDAQKRQMEADRRSAMLALADQFDANVQGVVQAVSQAARQLQSNAQTMTGAAETTTEQASSVAAATEQASANVATVAAASEQLGSSIGEIGRQVNGAATVARDAVAEGERTNALVERLASAAQKIGDVVNLIQNIASQTNLLALNATIEAARAGEAGKGFTVVAHEVKALATQTSQATEEIASQITEIQAITEGTVTAIRNIARTIADVDAIAGAIAAAVEEQTAATHEIGRNIQQAAQGTRLVSGNIGGVSQSATDVREAAAEVLDAANSLSRDSDLLRDEIHGFIARVRAG, from the coding sequence ATGCCGCTGCACCGCTGGTTCTCGAACCGCAAGTTACTGCACAAGATCCTCGTCCCGGTTCTCGTCCTGCTGATCGTCATCGCCAGCCTCGTCTGGACCGCCCGGAGCGCGATCTCCGATCTGACAAGCTCAACCGCCCGCATCACCGAACTGGTTGCCGACCGGCTCGGCGCGACCATTGCCGTGCAATCGGCGCTGGGCGACGCCATGGACACCGAGGCGAACGCCATCGTCGCCTCGTCCCGCGAGGCCATCGACGCCGCCAACACGCAGCTCACGGCCAACATCGCCAAGGCCCTGTCCGCCATCGACACGCTGGCCGCGGCCTACGACGACCCGGCGGAGCGCGAGAGCATCCAGGCCATCAAGTCGATCGTCGGGGAGTATGAGCGCGTCGCCCAGACCACCGTGCAGCTGGCCCGCGGCTTCGACACCGACGGCGCCATCCGCGTGTCCATCGACGTCGGCCGCCCGGTCCGGCAGAAGCTGACCGCCGCGCTGGGCGAGCGGGTGGAGCAGGGCATGGCCGAGACGCGCGAGGCCGAGAAGCGCGCCACCGCGCTCTCCCAACAGGTCATGACTCGGCTCTACACGGTGGCGGGCGCCGGCCTGCTGTTCGCCTTCGGCCTGCTGGGCTCCATCCTGCTGTTCTTCGTCGTTCGTCCGCTGCACCGCCTGACGTCGGAGATGACCTCGATCGCCGCCGGCGACCTGACCGTGTCCATCCAGGGCACCGAACGCACGGACGAGGTCGGCCTGCTCGCCCGCGCGCTCCAGGTCTTCAAGAGCAACGGGCTCGACATGCGCCGTCTCCAGGAGGAGAGCGACGCGCAGAAGCGCCAGATGGAGGCCGACCGCCGGTCCGCCATGCTGGCCCTGGCCGACCAGTTCGACGCCAACGTGCAGGGCGTGGTCCAGGCCGTCTCGCAGGCCGCCCGCCAGCTTCAGAGCAACGCGCAGACGATGACCGGCGCCGCCGAGACGACGACGGAACAGGCCTCCTCGGTCGCCGCCGCGACGGAGCAGGCGTCGGCCAACGTCGCGACGGTCGCCGCCGCCTCGGAGCAGCTCGGCAGCTCCATCGGGGAGATCGGCCGTCAGGTGAACGGCGCCGCGACGGTCGCCCGCGACGCCGTGGCCGAAGGGGAACGGACCAACGCGCTGGTTGAGCGGCTGGCCAGCGCCGCCCAGAAGATCGGCGACGTCGTCAACCTGATCCAGAACATCGCCAGCCAGACCAACCTGCTGGCGCTGAACGCCACCATCGAGGCCGCCCGCGCCGGCGAGGCCGGCAAGGGCTTCACCGTCGTCGCCCACGAGGTGAAGGCTCTGGCCACACAGACCTCCCAAGCGACCGAGGAGATCGCCAGCCAGATCACCGAAATCCAGGCCATCACCGAAGGCACCGTGACGGCCATCCGCAACATCGCCCGGACCATCGCCGACGTGGACGCCATCGCCGGGGCCATCGCCGCCGCCGTGGAGGAGCAGACCGCCGCCACGCACGAGATCGGCCGCAACATCCAGCAGGCGGCCCAGGGCACCCGGCTGGTGTCGGGCAACATCGGCGGCGTCAGCCAATCGGCCACCGATGTGCGCGAGGCCGCCGCGGAGGTGCTGGACGCCGCGAACAGCCTGTCCCGCGATTCCGACCTGTTGCGCGACGAGATCCACGGCTTCATCGCGCGGGTCCGCGCCGGCTGA
- a CDS encoding AMP-binding protein, which produces MSDFEEGFVRLFTQAARTGRARLFARFNGEALSFATLDRQSDGVAAELRRLGLKPGDRVALMLRNSPLVLSTLFGLAKAGLVWVPINAQQRGEGLRYILEHSEPGAIVAEAEFLPVIAETGAVPAGTPLIVQGDPSAALRLETLLESDAAFEEAPPAPDDTFAIMYTSGTTGRPKGVLVSHRMMRLAGEAVARVSAARDGDVLFVWEPLYHIGGAQMIVMPLIRAVSLAMVDRFSASRFWDQVREYGATHIHYLGGILQILLKQPVSPRDHDHPVRIAWGGGCPKETWTPFEERFGVQIRECYGMTEASSITTCNDEGVVGAVGRPMPWFSVELLDGAGKPVPQGERGEIVVRTDRPGAIFAGYFRNPEATARALKDGALRTGDLGSLDDNGTLLFHGRMTDSVRCKGENVSAWEVEHVAATHPSVEDCAIIGVAADVGEQDIKLFVKPKAGTTLDIPSLSGWLGKQLAPYQNPRYIAVVEEFERTPSQRIMKHKLSPALDGCWDRLAG; this is translated from the coding sequence ATGTCCGATTTCGAAGAAGGGTTCGTCCGCCTGTTCACGCAGGCGGCCCGGACCGGACGCGCCCGCCTGTTCGCCCGCTTCAACGGTGAGGCCCTGAGCTTCGCCACGCTCGACCGCCAGTCCGACGGCGTGGCGGCGGAGCTGCGGCGGCTGGGGCTGAAGCCCGGCGACCGCGTGGCGCTGATGCTGCGCAACAGCCCGCTGGTGCTCTCCACCCTGTTCGGCCTCGCCAAGGCCGGGCTGGTCTGGGTGCCGATCAACGCCCAGCAGCGCGGCGAGGGCCTGCGCTACATCCTGGAGCATTCGGAGCCCGGTGCCATCGTCGCCGAGGCCGAGTTCCTGCCGGTGATCGCCGAGACGGGGGCGGTGCCCGCCGGCACGCCGCTGATCGTCCAGGGCGACCCGTCCGCCGCGCTGCGGCTGGAGACCCTGCTGGAATCCGACGCCGCCTTCGAGGAGGCGCCGCCCGCCCCCGACGACACCTTCGCCATCATGTACACCTCCGGCACCACCGGGCGGCCCAAGGGCGTGCTGGTGTCGCACCGCATGATGCGGCTGGCCGGCGAGGCGGTGGCCCGCGTCTCCGCCGCCCGCGACGGCGACGTGCTGTTCGTGTGGGAGCCGCTGTACCACATCGGCGGCGCCCAGATGATCGTCATGCCGCTGATCCGTGCCGTGTCGCTGGCCATGGTCGACCGCTTCAGCGCCAGCCGCTTCTGGGATCAGGTGCGGGAGTACGGGGCGACCCACATCCACTATCTGGGCGGCATCCTGCAAATCCTGCTGAAGCAGCCGGTCTCCCCGCGCGACCATGACCACCCCGTGCGCATCGCCTGGGGCGGCGGCTGCCCGAAGGAGACCTGGACACCCTTCGAGGAGCGGTTCGGCGTGCAGATCCGCGAATGCTACGGCATGACCGAGGCGTCGAGCATCACCACCTGCAACGACGAGGGCGTGGTCGGCGCGGTCGGCCGCCCGATGCCCTGGTTCAGCGTGGAGCTGCTGGACGGCGCGGGCAAGCCGGTGCCGCAGGGCGAGCGGGGCGAGATCGTCGTCCGCACCGACCGGCCCGGCGCCATCTTCGCCGGCTATTTCCGCAACCCGGAGGCGACGGCCCGCGCGCTCAAGGACGGCGCTTTGCGCACCGGCGACCTCGGTTCGCTCGATGACAACGGGACGCTGCTGTTCCACGGCCGGATGACCGACAGCGTGCGCTGCAAGGGCGAGAACGTCTCGGCCTGGGAGGTCGAGCATGTGGCGGCCACTCACCCCAGCGTCGAGGACTGCGCCATCATCGGCGTTGCCGCCGACGTGGGCGAGCAGGACATCAAGCTGTTCGTGAAGCCGAAGGCCGGGACGACGCTGGACATCCCGTCGCTGTCCGGCTGGCTCGGAAAACAGCTCGCGCCCTACCAGAATCCGCGCTACATCGCGGTGGTCGAGGAGTTCGAGCGCACCCCCAGCCAGCGCATCATGAAGCACAAGCTGTCCCCCGCCTTAGACGGCTGCTGGGACCGGCTGGCCGGCTGA